Proteins co-encoded in one Carassius gibelio isolate Cgi1373 ecotype wild population from Czech Republic chromosome A15, carGib1.2-hapl.c, whole genome shotgun sequence genomic window:
- the LOC128029176 gene encoding protein NPAT isoform X2: MLLPSDVARLVLGYLQQEGLTATSRAFIYESPNLKEYAEHSSGDGLIPACVFSLFGKNLITILNEYVAIKAKETSQETQIPAVMTSLWKKLDFTLNQIKSLQNSPAVQLNQRLRTMNSIQNMRRQQRPLLASQSPITGHPPLTPALQCVPSPFSTPQGMLGHSTPVSYTSQHTRPSTLCLSQPEESPLQILVPDNRLNPGPLSPARRKCDSPRRRGGGQLCVSGTNRATVVSSTLVVESQNEETVTENLSQIVIENARERILNDRSLQEKLAENINKILASDNSPQTSKAACSAVEQEQSIDEILGLQGEIHMTDDAIQDILAQTESDPAFQALFDLFDCGKGKTAECSEQADGSFSTSTSAQESDETGHVDSASQTATGQEDSTSGGESGAPNISTQSESISIKKSSSLCNATKSASTAPQARIVTKQTGRGSTTSKRGLVRTRVSSSNKQSRGAASTSLRLNDKADSRPPDQTVSSSSLTEEGAGMEIDEPENEISESVHIQLVPLESLHANETLSENKSSQAPISTSQTTHTTETSNNASANEPGQNEDTGTSLSIQSEAVPSLCLPQPDTSAKTASPPPSNKTPLTPSFVQTQSNTVRSNLPASGASSTATTPSISDAPAREPDPNKIVSLKIIISDEQDEVSADAALNQAVSSITSDHIPTIFLSSPAKSPAKTVPATSAVITAEETAQAVSCLQGTEGVGSFRTPTRSAQSSGQPALGRPAGQETGFIQLLQAHPTFGSSSSYFVVTEPGATEQRSNVVLFPSNVPQGTVSSIPHVVTTPPRQRTVVSMGANVSQTYSPGSTIIISSPVQPMLQNVMLPVSVMGQNTGKLTVLPNQMLTLPCSATVRQPAKVISQQKLAPKQNTDMGKTSTSGSGKVLPQASEQQKSISATSPSHRRILCFDVTPETTAAGQNSLQTSTLTSSAVTSSSAQQLQKENTQTEPKHPLVSDTCKRRIETVRLPEINPKPVIKDFEKVTIFHQQKEAPKSKVNEKGLDLIVVSSTKSSNKAAIEPEALIRPESLKKLQASQKEDGGVVSKSPAPGPKQKPAGNTKEDSQEAPEKELKPAERSSEKTSLQNSPGVTANKENELDGCQRETSARSAEDLAPSTAKSTVPVSSSSSKTLCKTSPLTKQAVEMLQDIQGQAPVATPPKRQVAGCPDLPLPRTPGPGRAQDELTDGSRTPSRQRLRREGESTPRLLPIPATPDIPSCSPASEAGSENSINMAAHTLMILSRAARTGGPLKDSLRQEEASDGKSATPKGKKRKQIEPSPPAKKELLLSSSSSNKKKSKKQKKLLDSFPEDLDVDKFLSSLHYDE, translated from the exons ATGTTGCTCCCGTCTGATGTCGCCAGACTTGTGCTGG GCTACCTGCAGCAAGAAGGGCTCACTGCCACAAGCCGAGCCTTCATCTATGAGAGTCCAAACCTGAAGGAGTATGCGGAGCACAGCTCAGGGGACGGGCTCATCCCtgcctgtgtgttt TCTCTTTTTGGAAAAAACCTGATCACGATTTTAAATGAATACGTTgctattaaagcaaaag AAACAAGTCAAGAAACTCAAATCCCAGCTGTGATGACATCATTATGGAAAAAGCTTGACTTCACACTGAACCAAATCAA GTCTCTGCAGAATTCTCCTGCAGTGCAACTGAATCAGCGAC TTCGCACTATGAATAGCATTCAAAATATGAGACGTCAGCAGAGACCCTTGTTGGCATCACAGTCTCCCATCACTGGGCACCCGCCCCTGACTCCAGCACTCCAGTGTGTCCCCAGCCCTTTCTCCACCCCTCAAGGCATGCTGGGACATTCCACCCCAGTGTCTTACACTTCCCAGCATACCAGACCTTCCACTCTCTGCCTTAGTCAGCCAG AAGAGTCACCATTGCAGATACTGGTCCCTGATAATAGACTGAATCCAGGTCCTTTGTCTCCAGCCCGCAGGAAATG TGATTCGCCGAGGCGGAGAGGAGGTGGTCAGTTGTGTGTCAGCGGGACCAATAGGGCCACCGTAGTGTCCAGCACACTCGTTGTGGAGTCTCAAAATGAAGAAACTGTGACCGAGAACTTATCC caaataGTTATAGAAAATGCCAGAGAAAGAATTCTCAATGATAGATCCTTGCAAGAAAAACTTGCTGAAAACATCAACAAAATCTTGGCAAG TGATAATAGTCCTCAGACATCAAAAGCTGCCTGCAGTGCTGTGGAACAAGAGCAGTCGATTGATGAAATCCTGGGCCTACAG gGGGAAATTCATATGACGGATGATGCAATTCAAGACATATTGGCACAGACAGAGTCAGACCCAGCATTTCAGGCACTCTTTGACCTCTTCGACTGTG GGAAAGGTAAAACGGCTGAATGCAGTGAGCAGGCTGATGGGAGCTTCAGTACTAGTACTAGTGCACAAGAGAGTGATGAGACTGGGCATGTGGACAGCGCCTCTCAAACAG cCACCGGACAGGAGGATTCCACATCAGGAGGAGAAAGTGGTGCACCAAATATAAGCACCCAGTCTGAGTCAATAAGCATAAAGAAATCTTCCAGCCTTTGTAATGCAACAAAGTCTGCTTCCACAGCTCCACAGGCACGTATTGTAACTAAACAAACTGGACGAGGATCCACAACCTCCAAAAGAGGGCTAGTCAGGACTAGAGTTTCATCCAGTAATAAACAATCCAGAGGTGCCGCTTCAACTTCTCTAAGGTTGAACGATAAAGCGGATTCACGTCCACCTGACCAAACTGTATCAAGCTCTTCATTGACAGAGGAAGGAGCTGGCATGGAGATAGATGAACCAGAAAATGAAATCTCTGAGAGCGTACATATTCAGCTAGTTCCTCTGGAGAGCTTGCATGCAAACGAAACattaagtgaaaataaaagtAGTCAAGCTCCCATTTCGACATCGCAAACTACACACACTACTGAAACCTCAAATAATGCATCTGCGAATGAACCAGGACAGAATGAGGACACGGGAACCTCTTTATCCATTCAAAGTGAGGCTGTGCCCTCACTTTGCTTACCTCAACCTGACACATCCGCCAAAACGGCTTCTCCGCCCCCTTCAAACAAGACGCCTTTAACTCCTTCCTTCGTTCAAACTCAGTCCAACACTGTCAGAAGCAATCTCCCTGCATCAGGTGCTTCATCTACTGCCACTACGCCCAGCATTTCTGATGCTCCGGCCAGGGAGCCTGATCCCAATAAGATTGTGTCTCTGAAAATCATCATCAGTGATGAGCAGGACGAGGTCTCGGCTGATGCGGCACTGAACCAGGCAGTTTCCAGCATCACCAGTGACCACATCCCCACCATCTTCCTGTCTTCCCCTGCTAAATCACCTGCCAAGACTGTGCCTGCAACCTCTGCAGTCATAACAGCAGAGGAAACTGCTCAGGCCGTGAGCTGCTTACAGGGGACGGAGGGTGTGGGATCATTCAGAACACCTACAAGGAGTGCACAGAGTAGCGGACAGCCTGCGCTGGGACGTCCAGCAGGTCAGGAAACCGGCTTCATTCAGCTGTTGCAAGCTCATCCTACCTTTGGGTCTTCAAGTAGCTATTTTGTTGTAACCGAACCGGGTGCTACTGAGCAGCGGTCAAATGTTGTGCTGTTTCCAAGTAATGTGCCTCAAGGGACCGTGTCTTCAATACCGCATGTGGTAACGACTCCACCTCGCCAGAGGACTGTGGTGTCCATGGGAGCAAATGTCTCTCAGACCTATTCACCAG GTTCCACAATCATTATATCCTCCCCAGTTCAACCCATGTTACAAAATGTGATGCTTCCAGTGTCTGTGATGGGGCAGAATACTGGAAAACTCACAGTCCTTCCCAATCAG aTGTTGACTTTGCCATGTTCAGCAACTGTAAGGCAGCCTGCAAAAGTTATTTCTCAACAGAAATTGGCACCCAAGCAAAACACTGACATGG GCAAAACTAGCACGTCTGGTTCTGGTAAAGTGCTTCCCCAGGCCTCTGAGCAACAAAAGAGCATAAGTGCAACAAGCCCTAGCCATCGGCGGATACTTTGCTTTGACGTCACACCTGAAACCACTGCAGCAGGCCAGAATTCTTTACAGACAAGCACACTTACATCCTCTGCTGTCACTTCCTCCTCTGCTCAGCAGCttcagaaagaaaacacacagacTGAACCAAAACATCCTTTAGTTTCTGACACTTGCAAGAGAAGAATAGAAACAGTTAGGTTGCCAGAAATAAATCCCAAACCGGTTATAAAGGACTTTGAAAAAGTCACCATATTTCACCAACAAAAAGAAGCCCCAAAAAGCAAAGTGAATGAAAAGGGACTAGATCTAATAGTTGTATCAAGTACCAAGTCTTCCAACAAAGCTGCCATTGAGCCAGAGGCTCTCATTAGACCAGAATCACTGAAAAAATTACAAGCATCACAGAAAGAAGATGGCGGCGTTGTTTCAAAATCACCGGCTCCAGGTCCAAAGCAGAAACCAGCAGGCAACACAAAGGAAGACTCACAAGAAGCCCCTGAAAAGGAGTTAAAACCAGCAGAAAGGTCCTCAGAAAAGACTTCCTTACAGAACTCTCCAGGCGTCACtgcaaataaagaaaatgagCTGGATGGCTGTCAGCGTGAGACATCCGCACGCTCCGCTGAAGATCTAGCACCTTCTACAGCTAAATCTACAGTTCCCGTATCAAGCAGTTCCAGTAAAACTTTATGCAAGACGAGCCCTCTAACTAAACAGGCTGTTGAGATGCTGCAGGACATACAAGGCCAGGCTCCTGTGGCCACTCCACCAAAGAGACAGGTGGCCGGATGTCCAGACCTCCCGCTCCCGAGAACACCTGGACCAGGACGTGCACAGGACGAGCTGACGGATGGATCGAGAACCCCGTCCCGACAGAGGCTCAGGAGGGAGGGTGAAAGCACGCCGAGGCTTCTCCCCATTCCCGCCACCCCCGACATCCCCTCCTGCAGTCCTGCCAGCGAAGCAGGGAGTGAGAACAGCATCAACATGGCCGCACACACTCTCATGATCCTGTCACGCGCCGCCAGGACGGGAGGTCCTCTGAAAGACAGTCTGCGTCAAGAGGAGGCCAGTGATGGGAAATCTGCCACTCCTAAAGGAAAGAAACGAAAACAAATTGAACCGAGCCCTCCTGCAAAGAAAGAGCTACTGCTTTCCAGCTCCTCGAGCAATAAAAAGAAATCAAAG AAACAGAAGAAGCTGCTGGACTCCTTTCCTGAAGACTTGGATGTAGATAAATTCCTGTCATCCCTGCACTATGATGAGTAA
- the LOC128029176 gene encoding protein NPAT isoform X1, translating into MLLPSDVARLVLGYLQQEGLTATSRAFIYESPNLKEYAEHSSGDGLIPACVFVCVEFMIDNTVSLFGKNLITILNEYVAIKAKETSQETQIPAVMTSLWKKLDFTLNQIKSLQNSPAVQLNQRLRTMNSIQNMRRQQRPLLASQSPITGHPPLTPALQCVPSPFSTPQGMLGHSTPVSYTSQHTRPSTLCLSQPEESPLQILVPDNRLNPGPLSPARRKCDSPRRRGGGQLCVSGTNRATVVSSTLVVESQNEETVTENLSQIVIENARERILNDRSLQEKLAENINKILASDNSPQTSKAACSAVEQEQSIDEILGLQGEIHMTDDAIQDILAQTESDPAFQALFDLFDCGKGKTAECSEQADGSFSTSTSAQESDETGHVDSASQTATGQEDSTSGGESGAPNISTQSESISIKKSSSLCNATKSASTAPQARIVTKQTGRGSTTSKRGLVRTRVSSSNKQSRGAASTSLRLNDKADSRPPDQTVSSSSLTEEGAGMEIDEPENEISESVHIQLVPLESLHANETLSENKSSQAPISTSQTTHTTETSNNASANEPGQNEDTGTSLSIQSEAVPSLCLPQPDTSAKTASPPPSNKTPLTPSFVQTQSNTVRSNLPASGASSTATTPSISDAPAREPDPNKIVSLKIIISDEQDEVSADAALNQAVSSITSDHIPTIFLSSPAKSPAKTVPATSAVITAEETAQAVSCLQGTEGVGSFRTPTRSAQSSGQPALGRPAGQETGFIQLLQAHPTFGSSSSYFVVTEPGATEQRSNVVLFPSNVPQGTVSSIPHVVTTPPRQRTVVSMGANVSQTYSPGSTIIISSPVQPMLQNVMLPVSVMGQNTGKLTVLPNQMLTLPCSATVRQPAKVISQQKLAPKQNTDMGKTSTSGSGKVLPQASEQQKSISATSPSHRRILCFDVTPETTAAGQNSLQTSTLTSSAVTSSSAQQLQKENTQTEPKHPLVSDTCKRRIETVRLPEINPKPVIKDFEKVTIFHQQKEAPKSKVNEKGLDLIVVSSTKSSNKAAIEPEALIRPESLKKLQASQKEDGGVVSKSPAPGPKQKPAGNTKEDSQEAPEKELKPAERSSEKTSLQNSPGVTANKENELDGCQRETSARSAEDLAPSTAKSTVPVSSSSSKTLCKTSPLTKQAVEMLQDIQGQAPVATPPKRQVAGCPDLPLPRTPGPGRAQDELTDGSRTPSRQRLRREGESTPRLLPIPATPDIPSCSPASEAGSENSINMAAHTLMILSRAARTGGPLKDSLRQEEASDGKSATPKGKKRKQIEPSPPAKKELLLSSSSSNKKKSKKQKKLLDSFPEDLDVDKFLSSLHYDE; encoded by the exons ATGTTGCTCCCGTCTGATGTCGCCAGACTTGTGCTGG GCTACCTGCAGCAAGAAGGGCTCACTGCCACAAGCCGAGCCTTCATCTATGAGAGTCCAAACCTGAAGGAGTATGCGGAGCACAGCTCAGGGGACGGGCTCATCCCtgcctgtgtgtttgtatgtgtcgAGTTCATGATTGATAACACGGTG TCTCTTTTTGGAAAAAACCTGATCACGATTTTAAATGAATACGTTgctattaaagcaaaag AAACAAGTCAAGAAACTCAAATCCCAGCTGTGATGACATCATTATGGAAAAAGCTTGACTTCACACTGAACCAAATCAA GTCTCTGCAGAATTCTCCTGCAGTGCAACTGAATCAGCGAC TTCGCACTATGAATAGCATTCAAAATATGAGACGTCAGCAGAGACCCTTGTTGGCATCACAGTCTCCCATCACTGGGCACCCGCCCCTGACTCCAGCACTCCAGTGTGTCCCCAGCCCTTTCTCCACCCCTCAAGGCATGCTGGGACATTCCACCCCAGTGTCTTACACTTCCCAGCATACCAGACCTTCCACTCTCTGCCTTAGTCAGCCAG AAGAGTCACCATTGCAGATACTGGTCCCTGATAATAGACTGAATCCAGGTCCTTTGTCTCCAGCCCGCAGGAAATG TGATTCGCCGAGGCGGAGAGGAGGTGGTCAGTTGTGTGTCAGCGGGACCAATAGGGCCACCGTAGTGTCCAGCACACTCGTTGTGGAGTCTCAAAATGAAGAAACTGTGACCGAGAACTTATCC caaataGTTATAGAAAATGCCAGAGAAAGAATTCTCAATGATAGATCCTTGCAAGAAAAACTTGCTGAAAACATCAACAAAATCTTGGCAAG TGATAATAGTCCTCAGACATCAAAAGCTGCCTGCAGTGCTGTGGAACAAGAGCAGTCGATTGATGAAATCCTGGGCCTACAG gGGGAAATTCATATGACGGATGATGCAATTCAAGACATATTGGCACAGACAGAGTCAGACCCAGCATTTCAGGCACTCTTTGACCTCTTCGACTGTG GGAAAGGTAAAACGGCTGAATGCAGTGAGCAGGCTGATGGGAGCTTCAGTACTAGTACTAGTGCACAAGAGAGTGATGAGACTGGGCATGTGGACAGCGCCTCTCAAACAG cCACCGGACAGGAGGATTCCACATCAGGAGGAGAAAGTGGTGCACCAAATATAAGCACCCAGTCTGAGTCAATAAGCATAAAGAAATCTTCCAGCCTTTGTAATGCAACAAAGTCTGCTTCCACAGCTCCACAGGCACGTATTGTAACTAAACAAACTGGACGAGGATCCACAACCTCCAAAAGAGGGCTAGTCAGGACTAGAGTTTCATCCAGTAATAAACAATCCAGAGGTGCCGCTTCAACTTCTCTAAGGTTGAACGATAAAGCGGATTCACGTCCACCTGACCAAACTGTATCAAGCTCTTCATTGACAGAGGAAGGAGCTGGCATGGAGATAGATGAACCAGAAAATGAAATCTCTGAGAGCGTACATATTCAGCTAGTTCCTCTGGAGAGCTTGCATGCAAACGAAACattaagtgaaaataaaagtAGTCAAGCTCCCATTTCGACATCGCAAACTACACACACTACTGAAACCTCAAATAATGCATCTGCGAATGAACCAGGACAGAATGAGGACACGGGAACCTCTTTATCCATTCAAAGTGAGGCTGTGCCCTCACTTTGCTTACCTCAACCTGACACATCCGCCAAAACGGCTTCTCCGCCCCCTTCAAACAAGACGCCTTTAACTCCTTCCTTCGTTCAAACTCAGTCCAACACTGTCAGAAGCAATCTCCCTGCATCAGGTGCTTCATCTACTGCCACTACGCCCAGCATTTCTGATGCTCCGGCCAGGGAGCCTGATCCCAATAAGATTGTGTCTCTGAAAATCATCATCAGTGATGAGCAGGACGAGGTCTCGGCTGATGCGGCACTGAACCAGGCAGTTTCCAGCATCACCAGTGACCACATCCCCACCATCTTCCTGTCTTCCCCTGCTAAATCACCTGCCAAGACTGTGCCTGCAACCTCTGCAGTCATAACAGCAGAGGAAACTGCTCAGGCCGTGAGCTGCTTACAGGGGACGGAGGGTGTGGGATCATTCAGAACACCTACAAGGAGTGCACAGAGTAGCGGACAGCCTGCGCTGGGACGTCCAGCAGGTCAGGAAACCGGCTTCATTCAGCTGTTGCAAGCTCATCCTACCTTTGGGTCTTCAAGTAGCTATTTTGTTGTAACCGAACCGGGTGCTACTGAGCAGCGGTCAAATGTTGTGCTGTTTCCAAGTAATGTGCCTCAAGGGACCGTGTCTTCAATACCGCATGTGGTAACGACTCCACCTCGCCAGAGGACTGTGGTGTCCATGGGAGCAAATGTCTCTCAGACCTATTCACCAG GTTCCACAATCATTATATCCTCCCCAGTTCAACCCATGTTACAAAATGTGATGCTTCCAGTGTCTGTGATGGGGCAGAATACTGGAAAACTCACAGTCCTTCCCAATCAG aTGTTGACTTTGCCATGTTCAGCAACTGTAAGGCAGCCTGCAAAAGTTATTTCTCAACAGAAATTGGCACCCAAGCAAAACACTGACATGG GCAAAACTAGCACGTCTGGTTCTGGTAAAGTGCTTCCCCAGGCCTCTGAGCAACAAAAGAGCATAAGTGCAACAAGCCCTAGCCATCGGCGGATACTTTGCTTTGACGTCACACCTGAAACCACTGCAGCAGGCCAGAATTCTTTACAGACAAGCACACTTACATCCTCTGCTGTCACTTCCTCCTCTGCTCAGCAGCttcagaaagaaaacacacagacTGAACCAAAACATCCTTTAGTTTCTGACACTTGCAAGAGAAGAATAGAAACAGTTAGGTTGCCAGAAATAAATCCCAAACCGGTTATAAAGGACTTTGAAAAAGTCACCATATTTCACCAACAAAAAGAAGCCCCAAAAAGCAAAGTGAATGAAAAGGGACTAGATCTAATAGTTGTATCAAGTACCAAGTCTTCCAACAAAGCTGCCATTGAGCCAGAGGCTCTCATTAGACCAGAATCACTGAAAAAATTACAAGCATCACAGAAAGAAGATGGCGGCGTTGTTTCAAAATCACCGGCTCCAGGTCCAAAGCAGAAACCAGCAGGCAACACAAAGGAAGACTCACAAGAAGCCCCTGAAAAGGAGTTAAAACCAGCAGAAAGGTCCTCAGAAAAGACTTCCTTACAGAACTCTCCAGGCGTCACtgcaaataaagaaaatgagCTGGATGGCTGTCAGCGTGAGACATCCGCACGCTCCGCTGAAGATCTAGCACCTTCTACAGCTAAATCTACAGTTCCCGTATCAAGCAGTTCCAGTAAAACTTTATGCAAGACGAGCCCTCTAACTAAACAGGCTGTTGAGATGCTGCAGGACATACAAGGCCAGGCTCCTGTGGCCACTCCACCAAAGAGACAGGTGGCCGGATGTCCAGACCTCCCGCTCCCGAGAACACCTGGACCAGGACGTGCACAGGACGAGCTGACGGATGGATCGAGAACCCCGTCCCGACAGAGGCTCAGGAGGGAGGGTGAAAGCACGCCGAGGCTTCTCCCCATTCCCGCCACCCCCGACATCCCCTCCTGCAGTCCTGCCAGCGAAGCAGGGAGTGAGAACAGCATCAACATGGCCGCACACACTCTCATGATCCTGTCACGCGCCGCCAGGACGGGAGGTCCTCTGAAAGACAGTCTGCGTCAAGAGGAGGCCAGTGATGGGAAATCTGCCACTCCTAAAGGAAAGAAACGAAAACAAATTGAACCGAGCCCTCCTGCAAAGAAAGAGCTACTGCTTTCCAGCTCCTCGAGCAATAAAAAGAAATCAAAG AAACAGAAGAAGCTGCTGGACTCCTTTCCTGAAGACTTGGATGTAGATAAATTCCTGTCATCCCTGCACTATGATGAGTAA